One Salvia splendens isolate huo1 chromosome 22, SspV2, whole genome shotgun sequence DNA segment encodes these proteins:
- the LOC121787172 gene encoding vesicle-associated membrane protein 721-like — protein sequence MGHNNRATLIYAMVAHGTPPVVLAEYTAFSGNFNSIAFQCLQKLPSSNNKFTYNCDNHTFNYLIHNGFIYCVVAEETAGRQIPMAFLEHIKDDFSKTYGGENAATVPANSLDKEYGRKLMEHMQDCIEHPEEISNLAKVKAQVSEVKGVMLENIEKVLDRGEKIELLVEKTEIMHQQAKDFHSAGTRLHRRMWLQKSKMKLVVLAIVIALILIIVLSVCEGFDCGD from the exons ATGGGGCACAACAACCGTGCAACACTGATCTACGCGATGGTGGCTCATGGAACGCCGCCAGTAGTACTGGCGGAGTACACTGCGTTCAGTGGGAACTTCAACTCCATTGCGTTCCAGTGCCTCCAAAAGCTTCCTTCATCCAACAATAAGTTTACATACAACTGCGATAATCACACCTTCAATTACCTCATTCACAATGGCTTTA TATATTGTGTGGTTGCAGAAGAAACAGCAGGCAGACAGATCCCTATGGCTTTTCTAGAGCATATCAAGGATGATTTTTCGAAAACATATGGTGGAGAAAATGCTGCAACAGTTCCTGCAAATAGCCTTGATAAAGAATATGG ACGAAAGTTGATGGAACATATGCAGGACTGCATTGAGCACCCAGAGGAAATAAGCAACCTAGCCAAGGTTAAGGCTCAGGTTTCTGAAGTGAAAGGTGTCATGCTGGAAAACATAGAGAAG GTTCTTGATCGTGGAGAAAAGATAGAACTATTGGTGGAAAAGACTGAGATAATGCATCAGCAG GCCAAGGATTTCCATTCTGCAGGAACAAGATTACACAGGAGAATGTGGCTACAGAAGTCGAAGATGAAGCTAGTTGTTTTAGCTATTGTGATCGCGTTGATCCTCATCATCGTGCTCTCTGTCTGTGAGGGGTTCGACTGTGGAGATTGA
- the LOC121787173 gene encoding protein PHLOEM PROTEIN 2-LIKE A2-like — MDDQPVGNVHSNPHLTGDPSKVKGPDSDGSFSIPVRALNITWGNDSRYWELVKLCETEIKLAGFEEGAELQQVNWLQVTGKFELVTFNIEPKLYKVYCMMKFNEDSFGWSHAPIKFKVKLEGGSESEVKVNLQKYREKPMMWHKVYAGEFNVVGDGSSMTAEVGMFEVETDWWKGGAILGGVRIEPDL; from the exons ATGGATGATCAACCAGTTGGGAATGTCCACTCCAATCCTCACTTGACAGGA GATCCATCCAAGGTTAAAGGTCCGGATAGCGATGGATCATTCAGTATCCCTGTTCGAGCCTTGAACATCACTTGGGGCAATGATTCTCGATATTGGGAACTAGTTAAACTTTGTGAGACCGAGATTAA ACTAGCGGGATTTGAAGAGGGTGCGGAGCTGCAACAAGTGAACTGGCTCCAAGTGACGGGGAAATTCGAACTCGTGACCTTTAACATCGAGCCGAAATTATACAAAGTGTACTGCATGATGAAGTTCAACGAGGATTCGTTTGGATGGAGCCACGCCCCGATCAAATTCAAGGTGAAATTGGAAGGGGGCAGTGAGAGTGAAGTGAAAGTGAATCTTCAGAAGTATCGAGAGAAGCCAATGATGTGGCACAAGGTTTACGCCGGAGAGTTTAATGTTGTTGGAGATGGGAGTTCGATGACGGCGGAGGTTGGGATGTTTGAAGTGGAGACTGATTGGTGGAAAGGCGGCGCGATACTCGGCGGCGTTCGGATTGAACCCGATTTATAG